Proteins co-encoded in one Natronorubrum daqingense genomic window:
- a CDS encoding APC family permease codes for MADHKIIDKKVGLIGATVLIIGNVIGVSAFVLPGELAGDAGPGIIFALLLALIPLTFGIIMSLQLGSAIPVAGGTYVYASRLVGPFWGFLLPWITIPGVWAGMLFIALGFAEYAGFVADNISVIPEIPELGLIYGLLIPFIVLNVLGIKMVAIIQFLMVAVIILGMLAFIVPGAFIIDTGNYSEMFPYGGGEVIVAVVSLYFPLRGFRLVVELGEEMKDPAKNIPRVLGLSAAISITLLVGLIVVLIGTTSHVALGNMDAAFAQVSLDNFPAPITALILSAAAMGALTSINMTYTAYSRLLMRAARDDIIPSPIARIHDRYDSPHVAVLVLGIPPLLVAPFSPGVVTLSVALSLTILFGLAVSGIALWNLPKVFPQRYEYSLYKLPSWLLKFTAVGAVVSAAFLWILTTTQLPLMTGVIAAWMLVGYIFYRTRVAYFNKRGIDLESRMSQLHESEQT; via the coding sequence ATGGCAGACCATAAAATAATCGACAAAAAAGTCGGGCTCATTGGGGCAACGGTACTGATTATCGGCAACGTCATCGGGGTGAGTGCGTTCGTGCTTCCTGGCGAGCTCGCGGGAGATGCAGGGCCAGGGATCATTTTCGCGTTGTTACTCGCGTTGATTCCGCTCACGTTTGGAATCATCATGTCGTTGCAACTCGGGAGTGCGATTCCCGTTGCGGGTGGGACGTACGTCTACGCGTCTCGACTCGTCGGTCCGTTCTGGGGGTTCTTGCTGCCGTGGATTACGATTCCCGGCGTCTGGGCAGGGATGTTGTTCATCGCGCTCGGATTCGCTGAATACGCTGGGTTCGTCGCGGACAACATCTCGGTCATCCCGGAGATCCCAGAACTTGGGTTGATCTACGGACTCCTTATTCCCTTCATCGTCCTGAACGTTCTCGGGATCAAGATGGTCGCGATCATCCAGTTCCTGATGGTGGCGGTCATCATCCTCGGGATGCTCGCATTCATCGTTCCCGGTGCGTTCATCATCGATACCGGCAACTACTCGGAGATGTTCCCGTACGGCGGTGGCGAGGTCATCGTCGCCGTCGTCTCGCTTTACTTCCCGTTGCGCGGATTCCGACTCGTCGTCGAACTCGGTGAGGAGATGAAAGATCCGGCGAAAAATATCCCACGCGTTCTGGGACTGTCTGCGGCGATTTCGATCACGCTATTAGTGGGCCTCATCGTCGTCCTCATCGGCACGACGAGTCACGTCGCTCTCGGGAACATGGATGCGGCGTTCGCACAGGTCTCGCTGGACAACTTCCCGGCACCGATAACCGCACTCATCCTTTCTGCCGCGGCGATGGGTGCGCTCACGTCGATCAACATGACCTACACGGCGTACTCGAGACTGTTGATGCGTGCCGCGCGTGACGACATTATCCCGTCACCGATTGCCCGGATCCACGATCGGTACGACTCCCCGCACGTCGCCGTGCTCGTGCTCGGAATTCCACCGCTCCTGGTCGCACCGTTCTCCCCAGGCGTCGTGACCCTCTCTGTCGCGCTCTCGTTGACCATCCTCTTCGGCCTCGCGGTCTCCGGCATCGCGCTGTGGAACCTGCCGAAGGTCTTTCCACAGCGATACGAGTACTCGCTGTACAAACTGCCGTCCTGGCTGCTCAAGTTCACTGCGGTCGGTGCCGTCGTCTCCGCGGCGTTCCTCTGGATCCTGACGACGACGCAACTCCCCCTGATGACCGGCGTCATCGCCGCCTGGATGCTCGTCGGGTACATCTTCTATCGTACCCGTGTCGCGTACTTCAACAAGCGCGGTATCGACCTCGAGAGTCGGATGTCCCAGCTTCACGAGAGCGAGCAAACGTAA